A genomic segment from Aliidongia dinghuensis encodes:
- a CDS encoding MFS transporter: MTIMKGRGAFRSLRSRNYRIWAAGSLVSNIGTWMQRTAQNWLVLTQLTHNNASAVGLIMALQFGPQLVLLPWTGFAADHLDRRKLLLATQAAMGALAFGLGLLTIAGWVELWHVSVFACLFGCVSAFDAPARQTFVAELVGDADLSNAVALNSTSFNAGRMIGPAIAGLCIAGLGSGWAFLINGLSFVAVLVSLGFLRIADLHRHDRPARSRGSLTEGFRYVWKRPDLKAILVMLFLIGTFGLNFQIFISAMAVTAFHVGAGEYGLLTSTMAVGTIAGALLAAGRERPHFPLLLTSAAVFGIGCALAALTPTTWLFGAALVVIGVSALTFTNSTNSLMQLATEPFMRGRVMAIRLAIALGCTPLGAPMVGWVADRFDPRWALAVGAASGFAAALVALRHLAKQPAGHPTSGPEAAPGD; encoded by the coding sequence ATGACGATCATGAAGGGCAGGGGTGCCTTCCGTTCGCTCCGCAGCCGCAACTACCGGATTTGGGCGGCCGGTTCGCTGGTGTCCAACATCGGCACCTGGATGCAGCGGACCGCCCAGAACTGGCTGGTGCTGACCCAGCTGACCCACAACAACGCAAGTGCCGTCGGCCTGATCATGGCGCTGCAGTTCGGGCCCCAGCTCGTGCTGCTGCCCTGGACCGGCTTCGCGGCCGACCATCTCGATCGGCGCAAGCTGCTGCTCGCGACCCAGGCAGCCATGGGCGCACTGGCGTTCGGCCTGGGTCTTCTCACCATCGCCGGATGGGTCGAACTGTGGCACGTCTCAGTGTTTGCCTGCCTGTTCGGCTGCGTGTCGGCGTTCGATGCCCCGGCGCGCCAGACCTTCGTCGCCGAGCTGGTCGGCGATGCCGACCTGTCGAACGCGGTCGCGTTGAATTCGACCTCGTTCAACGCCGGGCGCATGATCGGCCCGGCGATTGCCGGTCTGTGCATCGCGGGCCTGGGCTCCGGCTGGGCGTTCCTTATCAACGGCCTCTCTTTTGTTGCCGTGCTCGTCTCGCTCGGCTTTCTCAGGATCGCCGATCTGCATCGGCACGATCGGCCGGCCCGCAGCCGCGGCAGCCTCACGGAGGGGTTCCGCTATGTCTGGAAGCGGCCCGACCTGAAGGCGATCCTGGTCATGCTGTTCCTGATCGGCACGTTCGGCCTCAACTTCCAGATCTTCATCTCGGCCATGGCGGTCACGGCGTTCCACGTCGGCGCCGGGGAATACGGGCTGCTGACCTCGACCATGGCGGTCGGCACGATCGCGGGCGCCCTGCTGGCCGCCGGGCGTGAACGGCCGCACTTCCCGCTGCTGCTGACCAGCGCCGCAGTGTTCGGCATCGGTTGCGCGCTTGCGGCGCTGACGCCCACCACCTGGCTGTTCGGTGCTGCTCTGGTCGTGATCGGCGTTTCGGCGCTGACCTTTACCAACTCGACCAACAGCCTGATGCAGCTCGCGACCGAGCCGTTCATGCGCGGGCGGGTGATGGCGATCCGCCTTGCCATCGCGCTCGGCTGCACGCCGCTGGGCGCCCCTATGGTCGGCTGGGTCGCCGACCGGTTCGACCCGCGCTGGGCGCTCGCCGTGGGGGCGGCTTCCGGCTTCGCCGCGGCGCTGGTGGCGCTGCGCCATCTGGCGAAGCAGCCGGCCGGTCATCCCACCTCGGGCCCCGAGGCGGCACCAGGCGATTAG
- a CDS encoding OpgC family protein translates to MTAAPIPATRPAKVRDPRLDFFRGIALFVILVSHTRGNWLSDWIPARFGLSDAAAMFVFVSGYAGGLAFGGVYKRAGWLLGSARIGLRVWQLYIAQLAIVLVVAALAVAANRLLPGQDDYRSVLQLDHLFADPADALLGIVTLTYVPHYLDILPVYMVVLAMVPVAVALARLVHPLAVLAASAALWALANAYDWNLPSPSDPRGWFFNPFCWQLLFFTGFSLSMKWLTPPPADRRIFRAAVAYILFGVAVTVPAIYETVPGLDLVQAWILGHADKTFLDPLQILHFFATAYVAVYLLTGRLHLIQGQTVRPLVKCGQQALSIFLAGILLADLAGMAFDLLGTGFVAQVLVNGVCFAVLFAVAYGVAWIKSAPWAKPATTPAPAPAAANQPAEPVRAPTSARPRTGIAPSISTR, encoded by the coding sequence ATGACAGCAGCGCCGATCCCAGCGACCAGGCCGGCTAAGGTCCGCGATCCGCGGCTCGATTTCTTCCGCGGCATCGCACTGTTCGTCATCCTGGTGAGCCACACCCGGGGCAACTGGCTCTCGGACTGGATCCCGGCGCGCTTCGGCCTGTCGGACGCGGCCGCGATGTTCGTGTTCGTGTCGGGTTATGCCGGCGGCCTCGCGTTCGGGGGCGTCTACAAGCGGGCAGGCTGGCTCCTGGGCTCGGCGCGCATCGGGCTCCGGGTCTGGCAGCTCTATATCGCGCAGCTCGCGATCGTGCTGGTCGTGGCGGCGCTGGCGGTGGCGGCGAACCGGCTCCTCCCGGGCCAGGACGACTATCGCTCGGTCCTGCAGCTCGACCATCTGTTCGCCGATCCTGCCGATGCGCTCTTGGGCATCGTCACGCTGACCTATGTGCCGCATTACCTCGACATCCTGCCGGTCTACATGGTCGTGCTGGCGATGGTGCCGGTCGCGGTGGCGCTGGCGCGTCTTGTCCATCCGCTGGCCGTGCTCGCGGCCTCGGCGGCGCTCTGGGCGCTCGCCAACGCCTATGACTGGAACCTGCCTAGCCCCAGCGATCCGCGCGGCTGGTTCTTCAACCCCTTCTGCTGGCAGCTGCTGTTCTTCACCGGCTTCTCGCTGTCGATGAAGTGGCTCACGCCCCCGCCGGCCGACCGGCGCATCTTCCGTGCGGCGGTCGCCTATATCCTGTTCGGCGTCGCGGTCACCGTGCCGGCGATCTACGAGACCGTGCCGGGGCTCGATCTGGTCCAGGCCTGGATCCTGGGCCATGCCGACAAGACCTTCCTCGACCCGCTGCAGATCCTGCATTTCTTCGCGACCGCCTATGTCGCGGTCTATCTGCTGACGGGCCGCCTGCACCTGATCCAGGGCCAGACGGTCCGGCCACTCGTCAAATGCGGTCAGCAGGCACTGTCGATCTTCCTGGCCGGCATCCTGCTCGCCGACCTGGCCGGCATGGCGTTCGACCTGCTTGGCACCGGCTTCGTGGCACAGGTGCTGGTGAATGGCGTCTGCTTCGCCGTGCTGTTCGCCGTCGCCTATGGCGTCGCCTGGATCAAGTCGGCGCCATGGGCCAAGCCTGCCACAACGCCCGCGCCGGCGCCCGCCGCAGCGAACCAGCCGGCGGAACCGGTCCGCGCGCCGACATCGGCCCGGCCGCGGACGGGAATAGCGCCTTCGATTTCGACGCGCTGA
- a CDS encoding alpha/beta hydrolase produces MMRWLLALLFALAAGSASAEPSQILRAEEAPSAALGHPLGFVLYLPADYAAMRDRLPVIYLLHGAEASAVDWVEQGHLQEIADRLIADRRLPPTLIVMPEGGPNSWYMDAPGDGSGNVATAIEQDLPTYVERTWRARTDRRGRAIAGYSMGGFGALRFALMAPDRYAAAAAMSGAFWTRVTPETQFDEHIQRIFQGAFGRPFDAHRFVAASPMTLAGTLSPSGPVPSIYLTCGTGDRYHLDREQAVMAARLAAMKIPVETALTPGDHDWDTWSAALPAVLQFLARSFTPTPKS; encoded by the coding sequence ATGATGCGCTGGCTCCTCGCCCTGCTGTTCGCCCTTGCCGCCGGGAGTGCCTCGGCCGAGCCGTCGCAGATCCTGCGGGCCGAGGAAGCGCCGAGCGCCGCACTCGGCCATCCGCTGGGCTTCGTCCTCTACCTGCCGGCCGATTATGCGGCGATGCGTGACCGGCTGCCGGTCATCTACCTGCTGCACGGTGCTGAGGCTTCCGCTGTCGACTGGGTCGAGCAAGGCCACCTTCAGGAGATCGCCGACCGGCTGATCGCTGACCGGCGCCTGCCGCCGACGCTTATCGTCATGCCGGAGGGAGGGCCCAATTCCTGGTACATGGACGCGCCGGGCGACGGCTCGGGCAATGTCGCGACCGCGATCGAGCAGGACCTGCCAACCTATGTCGAGCGGACCTGGCGGGCGCGGACCGATCGGCGCGGTCGAGCCATCGCCGGTTATTCGATGGGTGGCTTCGGCGCGCTGCGCTTCGCACTGATGGCGCCCGACCGCTATGCGGCGGCGGCGGCGATGAGCGGCGCGTTCTGGACGCGGGTGACGCCCGAGACGCAGTTCGACGAGCATATCCAGCGCATCTTCCAGGGGGCGTTCGGCCGGCCGTTCGACGCGCACCGCTTCGTCGCCGCAAGCCCGATGACGCTGGCCGGCACACTGTCGCCATCGGGGCCGGTGCCGTCGATCTATCTCACCTGCGGCACGGGCGACCGCTATCACCTGGACCGGGAGCAAGCGGTCATGGCGGCGCGCCTTGCCGCCATGAAGATCCCGGTCGAGACGGCGCTGACGCCCGGCGATCATGATTGGGACACTTGGTCGGCGGCGCTCCCGGCCGTGCTGCAGTTCCTCGCGCGCTCCTTCACCCCGACACCCAAAAGTTAG
- the kdpB gene encoding potassium-transporting ATPase subunit KdpB, which produces MTETVFAPGDAVRNTRTSSLFDSKILVPAIGESFKKLDPRTLVRNPVMFVVEVVAALTTVLLARDIVMGTGHILFESQIAIWLWFTVVFANFAEAVAEGRGKAQADALRKTRTETMAKKLAAADATTFVTVPGLSLRAGDLVLVDAGDLIPSDGEVIEGVASVDESAITGESAPVIRESGGDRSAVTGGTRVLSDHIKVRITASPGSTFLDRMIALVEGAQRQKTPNEIALNILLIGMTIIFVLATVTIPSFATYGGGAVSVVILVALFVTLIPTTIGALLSAIGIAGMDRLVKFNVLAMSGRAVEAAGDVDTLLLDKTGTITLGNRVATELIAMPGVSERDLADAAQLSSLSDETPEGRSVVVLAKEKYGIRAREMGPLNAVFIPFTAQTRMSGVDIGGSSIRKGAVDAIVAHVRDVNRNPNLAFPRELTETTERIAKAGGTPLAVAKDGRVLGVIHLKDVVKGGIRERFAELRQMGIRTVMITGDNPLTAAAIAAESGVDDFLAQATPEAKLKLIRDEQAKGKLVAMCGDGTNDAPALAQADVGVAMQTGTVAAREAGNMVDLDSDPTKLIEIVGIGKQLLMTRGALTTFSIANDVAKYFAIIPAMFLAFYPQLQALNIMQLKTPESAILSAIIFNALIIIALIPLSLKGVRYRPQSASRLLARNLLIYGLGGVIVPFIGIKIIDVLVTSIGLI; this is translated from the coding sequence ATGACTGAAACCGTATTTGCCCCCGGCGACGCCGTCCGCAATACGCGCACATCCTCGCTGTTCGACTCCAAGATCCTGGTTCCGGCGATCGGCGAATCGTTCAAGAAGCTCGATCCGCGGACGCTCGTCCGCAACCCGGTGATGTTCGTGGTCGAGGTGGTGGCGGCGCTCACCACCGTCCTTCTCGCCCGCGACATCGTCATGGGCACCGGCCATATCCTGTTCGAGAGCCAGATCGCGATCTGGCTCTGGTTCACGGTCGTATTCGCCAATTTCGCCGAGGCAGTGGCCGAGGGCCGCGGCAAGGCCCAGGCCGATGCGCTCCGCAAGACGCGGACCGAGACCATGGCGAAGAAGCTCGCGGCCGCCGACGCCACGACCTTCGTCACCGTGCCGGGCCTGAGCCTCAGGGCGGGCGACCTGGTGCTGGTCGACGCCGGCGATCTCATCCCGTCCGACGGCGAGGTGATCGAAGGCGTCGCCTCGGTCGACGAGAGCGCCATCACCGGTGAATCCGCACCGGTCATCCGCGAGTCCGGCGGCGACCGCTCGGCGGTCACCGGCGGCACGCGGGTGCTCTCCGACCATATCAAGGTGCGCATCACGGCGAGCCCAGGCTCGACCTTCCTCGACCGCATGATCGCGCTGGTCGAGGGCGCCCAGCGCCAGAAGACGCCGAACGAGATCGCCCTCAACATCCTGCTCATCGGCATGACGATCATCTTCGTGCTGGCGACGGTGACGATCCCGAGCTTCGCGACCTATGGCGGCGGCGCCGTCTCGGTCGTGATCCTGGTGGCACTGTTCGTGACGCTCATCCCGACCACGATCGGTGCGCTCCTGTCGGCGATCGGCATCGCCGGCATGGATCGGCTGGTCAAGTTCAACGTGCTCGCCATGTCCGGCCGCGCCGTCGAGGCGGCGGGCGACGTCGACACGCTGCTCCTGGACAAGACCGGCACCATCACGCTCGGCAACCGTGTGGCGACCGAGCTTATCGCCATGCCCGGCGTGTCTGAGCGGGACCTGGCCGACGCGGCGCAGCTCTCCTCGCTCTCGGACGAGACGCCGGAAGGCCGTTCGGTCGTGGTGCTGGCCAAGGAGAAATACGGCATCCGGGCGCGCGAGATGGGGCCGCTCAACGCCGTCTTCATCCCGTTCACCGCGCAGACCCGCATGAGCGGTGTCGACATCGGCGGCAGCTCGATCCGCAAGGGTGCCGTCGACGCGATCGTCGCCCACGTGCGCGATGTCAACCGCAACCCCAACCTCGCCTTCCCGCGCGAGCTCACCGAGACGACCGAGCGGATCGCCAAGGCCGGCGGCACGCCGCTCGCCGTCGCCAAGGACGGCCGCGTGCTGGGCGTCATCCACCTCAAGGACGTGGTCAAGGGCGGCATCCGCGAGCGCTTCGCGGAACTCCGCCAGATGGGCATCCGCACGGTGATGATCACCGGCGACAATCCGCTGACGGCGGCTGCGATCGCGGCGGAATCGGGCGTGGACGACTTCCTGGCCCAGGCGACGCCGGAGGCGAAGCTGAAACTGATCCGCGACGAGCAGGCCAAGGGCAAGCTGGTCGCCATGTGCGGCGACGGCACCAACGACGCCCCGGCCCTGGCCCAGGCCGACGTCGGCGTCGCCATGCAGACCGGCACGGTTGCGGCTCGCGAGGCCGGCAACATGGTCGATCTCGACAGCGACCCGACCAAGCTCATCGAGATCGTCGGCATCGGCAAGCAGTTGCTGATGACGCGCGGCGCGCTCACGACCTTCTCGATCGCGAACGACGTGGCGAAGTACTTCGCCATTATCCCGGCCATGTTCCTCGCCTTCTACCCGCAGCTGCAGGCGCTGAACATCATGCAGCTGAAGACGCCGGAAAGCGCCATCCTGTCGGCAATCATCTTCAACGCGCTCATCATCATCGCGCTCATTCCGCTGTCGCTGAAGGGCGTGCGCTACCGGCCGCAGTCGGCCTCCCGCCTGCTCGCCCGCAACCTGCTGATCTATGGGCTGGGCGGTGTCATCGTCCCGTTCATCGGCATCAAGATCATCGACGTGCTCGTCACCTCGATCGGTCTCATCTGA
- the kdpA gene encoding potassium-transporting ATPase subunit KdpA gives MTFNGIFQIALFCVAILALTRPLGGYMTRVFKGEKTFLSPIFRPVEAVLYKIAGVDPETEQDWLVYGAAMLLFSLAGALSLYALMRFQDVLPLNPQGFSALTPDLSLNTAISFITNTNWQSYSGESTMSYLTQMLGLTVHNFVSAATGIALALALIRGFARRSSKTLGNFWVDLTRCTLYVLLPISFVYALFLVWQGVPQTLGAYVDATTLEGAKQSIAIGPVASQEAIKMLGTNGGGFFNANSAHPFENPTALTNFIQMISIFSIGAALTNVFGRMVGAEKQGWAIFGVMGLLFLAGVAVVYPVEAGGNPAIAALGVDQHASLLQAGGNMEGKEVRFGIANSALFATVTTDASCGAVNSMHDSFMPLAGMIPMINIQLGEIIFGGVGSGLYGMLMFAIVAVFVAGLMVGRTPEYLGKKLESREVKMAMLAILILPLSILGFSAVAAVLPDTALGALNNAGPHGFSEVLYAYTSATGNNGSAFAGLSANTIFWNVTLAIAMFVGRFLFIVPMLAVAGSLGAKKIVPPSVGTFPTDGPLFVGLLIAVILIVGGLTFFPALALGPIVEHLALAAGSLY, from the coding sequence ATGACCTTCAACGGCATTTTTCAGATCGCGCTCTTCTGTGTCGCGATCCTCGCGCTGACGCGGCCCTTGGGCGGCTACATGACGCGCGTGTTCAAGGGCGAGAAGACTTTTCTCTCGCCGATCTTCCGCCCGGTTGAGGCGGTGCTCTACAAAATTGCCGGCGTCGATCCGGAGACCGAGCAGGACTGGCTCGTCTATGGCGCGGCCATGCTGCTGTTCAGCCTCGCGGGTGCGCTGTCGCTCTATGCGCTGATGCGCTTCCAGGACGTGCTGCCGCTGAACCCGCAGGGCTTTTCGGCGCTCACCCCGGACCTCTCGCTCAATACGGCGATCAGCTTCATCACCAACACGAACTGGCAGAGCTATTCCGGCGAAAGCACCATGAGCTACCTGACCCAGATGCTGGGTCTGACGGTGCATAATTTCGTCTCGGCCGCGACCGGCATCGCACTGGCGCTGGCGCTCATCCGTGGCTTCGCCCGGCGCTCGTCCAAGACGCTCGGCAATTTCTGGGTCGACCTCACGCGCTGCACGCTCTACGTGCTGCTGCCGATCTCGTTCGTCTACGCGCTCTTCCTGGTCTGGCAGGGCGTGCCGCAGACCTTGGGCGCCTATGTCGATGCGACGACGCTCGAGGGCGCCAAGCAGTCGATCGCGATCGGTCCTGTCGCCTCGCAGGAGGCGATCAAGATGCTGGGCACGAACGGTGGCGGCTTCTTCAACGCCAACTCGGCGCATCCGTTCGAGAACCCGACGGCGCTCACCAACTTCATCCAGATGATCTCGATCTTCTCGATCGGTGCCGCGCTCACGAATGTGTTCGGCCGCATGGTTGGTGCCGAGAAGCAGGGCTGGGCGATCTTCGGCGTCATGGGACTTCTGTTCCTGGCTGGCGTCGCGGTCGTCTATCCGGTCGAGGCCGGCGGCAACCCGGCGATTGCGGCTCTGGGCGTCGACCAGCACGCGAGCCTCTTGCAGGCCGGCGGCAACATGGAAGGCAAGGAGGTCCGCTTCGGCATCGCCAACTCGGCGCTCTTCGCCACGGTCACGACCGACGCGTCGTGTGGTGCCGTCAACTCGATGCATGACAGTTTCATGCCCTTGGCCGGCATGATCCCGATGATCAACATCCAGCTGGGCGAGATCATCTTCGGCGGTGTCGGCTCGGGCCTCTACGGCATGCTGATGTTCGCGATCGTGGCCGTGTTCGTGGCCGGCCTCATGGTCGGACGCACGCCGGAATATCTCGGCAAGAAGCTCGAGTCCCGCGAGGTCAAGATGGCGATGCTCGCGATCCTGATCCTGCCCTTGTCGATCCTCGGCTTCTCGGCGGTCGCCGCCGTCCTGCCGGATACGGCGCTGGGCGCGCTCAACAACGCCGGCCCGCACGGCTTCTCCGAGGTGCTCTACGCCTACACATCGGCCACCGGCAACAACGGCAGCGCGTTCGCGGGCCTCTCGGCCAACACGATCTTCTGGAACGTGACGCTGGCGATCGCGATGTTCGTGGGCCGCTTCCTGTTCATCGTGCCGATGCTGGCGGTGGCAGGCTCGCTCGGCGCCAAGAAGATCGTGCCGCCCTCGGTCGGCACCTTCCCGACCGACGGGCCACTGTTCGTGGGTCTCCTGATCGCCGTCATCCTCATCGTCGGCGGCCTGACCTTCTTCCCGGCCTTGGCACTCGGGCCGATCGTCGAGCATCTGGCCCTGGCGGCCGGCAGCCTCTACTAG
- a CDS encoding K(+)-transporting ATPase subunit C → MLKEIRPAIVMLLLLSAITGLVYPYAVTGVARVLFPHQAEGSLIERDGKVVGSALIGQNFTGDQYFHGRPSATTDADPNDATKQVPVPYKADASTGSNYGPTSKALIDRVKGDVETLKAGSDAPVPVDLVTTSASGLDPDITPAGALFQVERVAKARNLPADKVKALVETHIEGRAGGVLGEAHVNVLELNLALDAMK, encoded by the coding sequence ATGTTGAAGGAAATCCGCCCGGCCATCGTGATGCTCCTGTTGCTGAGCGCCATCACGGGCCTGGTCTATCCCTACGCGGTGACCGGCGTCGCCCGGGTGCTGTTCCCGCACCAGGCCGAGGGCAGCCTGATCGAGCGGGACGGCAAGGTCGTGGGCTCGGCGCTCATCGGCCAGAACTTCACAGGCGATCAGTATTTCCACGGCCGCCCGTCGGCGACGACCGATGCGGACCCGAACGACGCGACCAAGCAGGTCCCCGTGCCCTACAAGGCCGATGCCTCGACCGGTTCGAACTATGGGCCGACGTCGAAGGCGCTCATCGACCGGGTCAAGGGCGACGTCGAGACGCTGAAGGCCGGCTCCGATGCGCCGGTGCCGGTCGACCTGGTCACGACCTCGGCCTCCGGCCTCGACCCGGACATCACGCCGGCCGGGGCACTCTTCCAGGTCGAGCGCGTCGCGAAGGCACGTAACCTGCCGGCCGACAAGGTCAAGGCGCTGGTCGAGACCCATATCGAGGGCCGCGCCGGTGGCGTGTTGGGCGAGGCGCATGTGAACGTGCTCGAGCTCAACCTGGCGCTCGACGCGATGAAGTGA
- the kdpF gene encoding K(+)-transporting ATPase subunit F has product MLFDYILGGVVSVGLLGYLVYALIHPERF; this is encoded by the coding sequence ATGCTGTTCGACTACATCCTTGGCGGCGTCGTCTCGGTCGGCCTCTTGGGCTACCTGGTCTACGCGCTGATCCATCCCGAGCGCTTCTGA
- the murI gene encoding glutamate racemase yields MDPAHPVSSTQPIGVFDSGVGGLTVLAALRRRLPQESMIYLGDTARVPYGPKSPETVAAYTAEAVAYLAAQGIKLLVVACNTATVHALPTLERLYPALPILGVVEPGAAAAVAGSRSGRIAVIATEGTVRSGAYEAAIHRLRPEAAVQARACGLLVALAEEGWAEDVLAEAVLRRYLGPMFERDPRAAPDCLVLGCTHFPLFTPAIRTMFGPWVTLVDSSETVAAAAADLLAERHLARADGAAPSIRYLATDGPDRFARIASRFLGERIEPAAVEWVTLPALPTGT; encoded by the coding sequence ATGGACCCCGCGCATCCCGTTTCCTCAACCCAGCCGATCGGCGTGTTCGACTCCGGCGTCGGCGGCTTGACCGTGCTCGCAGCACTGCGCCGCCGGTTGCCGCAGGAATCGATGATTTATCTAGGCGACACAGCGCGCGTGCCCTATGGGCCGAAGAGTCCGGAGACGGTCGCGGCCTATACGGCCGAGGCGGTCGCCTATCTGGCGGCCCAGGGCATCAAGCTGCTCGTCGTCGCCTGCAATACGGCGACGGTCCATGCGCTGCCGACGCTCGAGCGGCTCTATCCCGCCTTGCCGATCCTGGGCGTGGTCGAGCCGGGCGCGGCCGCGGCGGTGGCCGGGTCGCGCAGCGGCCGCATCGCGGTGATCGCAACCGAAGGCACGGTGCGCTCAGGCGCCTACGAGGCGGCGATCCACCGGCTCCGTCCCGAGGCGGCGGTCCAGGCGCGAGCCTGCGGCCTGCTGGTGGCGCTGGCCGAGGAGGGCTGGGCAGAGGACGTGCTGGCCGAGGCTGTGCTGCGCCGCTATCTCGGGCCGATGTTCGAGCGCGATCCGCGCGCGGCGCCGGATTGCCTCGTGCTGGGCTGCACCCATTTCCCGCTGTTCACGCCGGCGATCCGCACCATGTTCGGCCCCTGGGTGACGTTGGTCGACAGCTCGGAAACGGTCGCTGCGGCGGCGGCCGACTTGCTGGCCGAGCGTCATCTCGCGCGGGCGGATGGTGCGGCGCCCTCGATCCGGTATCTCGCGACCGACGGGCCGGACCGGTTCGCGCGCATCGCCTCGCGCTTCCTGGGCGAGCGGATCGAGCCGGCCGCGGTCGAATGGGTGACGCTGCCAGCGTTGCCGACCGGCACCTGA
- a CDS encoding Rieske 2Fe-2S domain-containing protein, with protein MSAGFRAVQWNRHKQVYDLLLLAGVALYLAGFLALGPRLLPSDHPVTWETLRTRALGSCGLVMLTGILAIGPLARLDRRFLPLLYNRRHFGVLTCLVALAHAWSAIDWYHGAGKLDPLVSLLVSNPNYGSFLGFPFEALGVAALLILVVMAVTSHDFWLAFLTPPVWKAIHMAVYAAFGLLILHVALGVMQAERSAVVPVLLGGAVVLLGALHGAAARVERRRDETPDAADAAGWLAVGTVGELRANLADGRARIVVPPQGERIAVFRNGGRLSAVVNVCAHQNGPLGEGRIIDGCITCPWHGFQFRPENGRSPPPFTDKIATYRLKREGDIVLVDPRPLPPGTPVAPLPLEEAHG; from the coding sequence ATGAGTGCCGGCTTCCGCGCCGTCCAGTGGAACCGGCACAAGCAGGTCTACGACCTGCTGCTGTTGGCCGGCGTCGCCCTCTATCTCGCGGGCTTCCTGGCGCTCGGGCCCCGACTGCTGCCGTCGGATCACCCGGTGACCTGGGAGACGCTGCGCACCCGCGCGCTCGGCAGCTGCGGCCTCGTGATGCTGACCGGCATCCTCGCGATCGGGCCGCTCGCCCGGCTCGACCGCCGCTTCCTGCCGCTGCTCTACAACCGGCGGCATTTCGGCGTGCTGACCTGCCTCGTAGCCCTCGCCCATGCCTGGTCGGCGATCGACTGGTACCATGGCGCGGGCAAGCTCGACCCGCTCGTATCCCTGCTGGTGAGCAATCCGAACTACGGCAGTTTCCTCGGTTTCCCGTTCGAGGCGCTGGGCGTGGCGGCGCTCCTGATCCTGGTCGTGATGGCGGTCACCAGTCACGATTTCTGGCTCGCCTTCCTGACACCGCCGGTGTGGAAGGCGATCCATATGGCGGTCTACGCCGCCTTCGGTCTGCTCATCCTGCATGTGGCGCTGGGCGTCATGCAGGCGGAGCGTTCAGCCGTGGTGCCGGTGCTGCTCGGCGGCGCCGTTGTACTGCTGGGCGCGCTGCATGGCGCCGCGGCACGGGTCGAGCGGCGACGCGACGAGACGCCCGACGCGGCGGATGCGGCCGGCTGGCTCGCGGTCGGCACGGTCGGCGAGCTCCGCGCGAACCTCGCCGATGGACGGGCGCGCATCGTGGTGCCGCCTCAAGGCGAGCGCATCGCCGTGTTCCGCAATGGCGGCAGACTTTCGGCCGTCGTCAACGTCTGTGCCCATCAGAACGGGCCGCTCGGCGAGGGACGGATCATCGACGGCTGCATCACCTGCCCCTGGCACGGCTTCCAGTTCCGCCCGGAGAACGGCCGGAGCCCGCCGCCCTTCACCGACAAGATCGCCACATATCGGCTGAAACGCGAGGGCGATATCGTGCTGGTCGATCCCCGGCCGCTGCCGCCGGGCACGCCGGTCGCCCCGCTGCCGTTGGAAGAGGCCCATGGCTGA
- a CDS encoding MarR family winged helix-turn-helix transcriptional regulator: MNEQSNGAGTDRAPALASELRVLVGRLKRRLREQASLGDLTGSQAAVIRHLESHGPATVTALARAEGVRPQSMGATVAVLEAAGLVDGAPDPQDRRQTILSLTAACQERIKLGRAAREDWLGREIRTKLTPGEQDELAQALRLLQRLVAR; the protein is encoded by the coding sequence ATGAACGAGCAATCGAACGGTGCCGGCACCGACCGGGCGCCGGCCTTGGCGAGTGAGCTTCGCGTCCTCGTCGGGCGGCTGAAGCGGCGGCTGCGCGAGCAGGCGAGTCTCGGCGACCTGACCGGGTCCCAGGCCGCCGTCATTCGTCACCTGGAGAGCCATGGCCCGGCGACCGTGACGGCGCTCGCCCGGGCGGAAGGCGTGCGCCCGCAATCCATGGGTGCCACGGTCGCCGTGCTCGAGGCGGCCGGGCTCGTCGATGGCGCGCCGGATCCGCAGGACCGGCGGCAGACCATCCTGTCGCTGACAGCGGCATGCCAGGAGCGGATCAAGCTCGGCCGTGCGGCCCGGGAGGACTGGCTCGGCCGCGAGATCCGGACGAAGCTAACCCCCGGCGAACAGGACGAGCTCGCGCAGGCGCTCCGGCTGCTGCAGCGGCTCGTCGCCCGATGA